The DNA segment aaccaataatttttgtagTTTCTAAGGTAATAtcaaatttagtcaatatagtaactaattattttttgtctataaaattggtttctatttaatgattttcttgtactgatatatagtaactaattattttttatctctaaaattaatttttatttaatgattttcttatagtgttatGCAAGTAACACATGTCTTTAAAAGtttctttaataataataataataataataataataataataataataatctctGTTTCCATACAAACCTCTTTCATTTCCATTAAACATCAAATAACCACTTCCATCTATGTCGtatattatatacaataaaaaaaatcagtattatctaCGGATTTTTACCCACGATCTGAgttcgtaggtaaattcagcattacctacagatattacctacgaacattacctaccaactattacccacgaattctgaatccgtatgtaaatttagcattacctaccaactattacctacggatcttattacctaccaacttttatttacggatctctattacctaccaactattactcacgaatctctattacctacgaactatcACCCActgatctctattacctaccaactattatcataataattatatatataatattaaaaatattaatataatatgaaaaattataaaatcataaatcatattcataaataataataatcataactaatttatacatattattaatattaatataataaattaaataatataattagtattatattaataatataaataataataatagtattaatgatattagtaatataacaaaattaataatatcagtaataataaaattaataatataaatactattaataaaaatacatataaaatatataaatactattaataaaaatatatataaaatatataaatactattaataaaaatatatataaaattagcattatttataatataaataatattaacactatttataatatttaataatattaataaatatttataatattaatcatattaaataatattaataatattaaataatattaataatatttaataagatttaataagattaataatatttaataacattaataatatttaataacattaataatattaataatatttaataacattaataatattaataatatttaataacattaataatattgataatattaataatatttaataatcttaataataattaataatattaataatattaataatatttaataatattaataatatttaacaatattaataataatgatgatattaaatatataaagaatgttattaatttttattttattaattatattaatattgataatcatactcataaatataataataatcataatatgacTACAAAACTTGACTGGTATAATGGTTAAAGCTTCTATGGACATTTCTCAAGGGACTCCATTGGTATAATGGTTAAAGCTTCTATGGACATTTCTCAAGGGACTCCACCTGCTACAATTTAGttctaatattaattataattggcAAAAAATAAAAGGATTTTGTCCGAAACACAAAAGGATCTAagcaagattttttttttttaaaagattgttACCAAATGAGATTTCAGTTGGGTAAGGAGAAATTAAAATCACTTGTATAATTAGAAGGCAATAGTTAATTCTGAATCTTTAAAAACACTTGTGTCTAACTCTGATATTGACTCTTGACCCTTTTATGCTAGCTACAACTCATCAAAAGCAAAGTAAGTGAAACTTAATGGCCAATGCAAAAGGTGGCAAACACGTCCAAAAGTAGAAATTTATTACAAAACAATAATTGTTTAACTCTTTCATGCTAGTCTTACACAATGCTGAGGAGGATATGGTATTATAAGGACATAGgatactttattttaattatttgcaCAACTTAGGGAACCTAAAAACTATAAACTATCTCCGACCACTTCCTTGTCTCTAAATCCTTGCATGTCCACATGTATCACCATTATGACATTATTAGGTTTTCCAAAAGCATTCTATAAAGAACTCATCTTATCAAAGTTGtgtaaaataaacaaattaaacaaaactagtatttaatatattaaaaacgtcataaattaattttatttcacatttttaaaataattaatatctcACATCCTTTATTCAATATTCATCCTTTCAAATTGTTTACCTAAAATATCAAAttccatttaaaataaaatagaataaaaattcGGATTTTATGCTCTTGAAACCCTATATCTCACATCCTaacagattattttttttaattttgctaAATTCTCACTCCATTTTTATcttctattttttattcaacttgatcaattttaaaaatataagaaacttTAATTGTTTGAGAAATGAACAAATCGCCCACAGCCCAAATTAACTATATAGATTAAACGTATAACCAGTTCAAACTTTTAATATGTGAGGATGTGGGAAATAAAGTCGGTGACTTTGTGGGTAGAAATAGTAAGAAAAAAGAGCATAGGGTGAAATAACattctttaattaatttagaaaaaaaaaacagagcaaAAGAGTATTTATATACAATACTTTTTAAGTGTGAGTATTATATATTACCAGTCACTTAAatatacaattaattttataataataatttgaaaagTACACCCAATTCgattttttctaatatttaacTGCTCATATGATATTCATgatacataaaaattaaactaaaaatacaGTAGTATTTAACCTCAACtaatactttttaataatataacatttcattataaaataatcattaaataaaaaataattttaaaaatagaaaaaaaattaattatgtgtttattaaattaaatattattttataaattaaaaaattactagtatttaaaataattttattattaataaaaatttgtaaactaatttttaaattaatattatatctaacaaaattttaactattaactactttaaaaattctaaactaaattttataataactaatttaaaattagaataattaatactaatattaaataataatttaaaatttaatttatagcatttttattaataataaaaattacattatatattaatattcttttaatttataaaatattatagtgAGAATATTAATAACTACGGATTCTAGTTAATTCTAGGTTTAATGATTTGGTGtagtattatttatttgttacatTATTATAGTACTGGTTGCCTTTGATGTCATTGATGATTTCATGAGTTCACTTCTCCTACAAATTAAAAAGGAtaccaaattattttatttgtttgggTTAGGAAGAATATAAaagtatcattttaaaaaagaaaaggtgagactattttatatttatttattttatctatttttcctctattaaaactaaatatttaatttaattttttatttctttcctcGAAGACCACCACCCACTTGTGTTGTGTATTACTTGATTATGATGATGTGTctctccattttttttataggaaGTGAATGAATCTAAGAGAAAGGAAACAGAAAATAATAGACATgggaaacaagaaaaaaatataaaaaatgattatattttatataaatttattgttaaaCTCAGTGGTGTTGTCAGAGGACTTAAGTTTTAACCCTAGTAAGTGGGTGATGAAGAGTTTagaatatttaatttgatttgatttggaGGGATGAAGTGATGACAGTGTTGTTGGAAGCATCAGAAAGAACTGAGTTTGCTTCAGATCACACAGCAACACCTGTCCATGCCTAAATTTTGGTGGCAACTGGAACTAACTGTCACCTTATTTGCTTTacctttcttctctctccacaCCAAAAAGTTCCAAGTAATACTCTCATGTTTGATGTATAagttttgtaaaattattttgaggtgtttttattttcaaattttcattttctaaactaattataattttgtttttttcttttattttaataatttggaAATTATAACTTTAGATATGTTTGAGAATTACATTCCTAGTTCTAATATTTTCAAGAATGTGGTTCCTATGCAACATACGTTAATGTAGTCAATATAATCATGTCTATTACTTTAATTACTATATATGAGAGAAAGTTAATCATATTTAGAAGCACTTGAAGAATaaggaaataagaaaaaaatatataatacaataaaatatcTAATAAAACATCTAATAATTTAACTtgtgtataaatttttttttttttttctgtcgtGCGAACGTAGACTCCCTCTACCACAAATTATGATGTAGATTATCCCATTATAAGAACACcttatatatatacaatatcATGGGCTTTAATAATCACCTATTAACCCCATCCACGTAAATATAAACCCtttttaactataaaaaaaagttatttcacttttcttttcctaaaaatattatttaagaaattatCCCACGACATTTTAACTTTTAGGTTATATGATTATCACTTGGCATCTGGCATCCATATCTCTTTAGAGTAAGCAAATTAGCTTTCAATCTAATCACTTTCCTTCTTAATATCTAAAACTGTACAATTGAATCTAATATCGTATTTTATCCAATACAAATTCtattaaaaacaatttggaCAGGATTATTTCTaagtatattttgttttattttcttaattttatttaaatttataaatataaattattttgcacaaaatatttattaatttactaGGATTTTAATTCTGTCTCACACCTTACTTAAcccactttttttaaaaaatttcctTATGAATGTTTTATTTGTTCATAAAATCTTACTTAAGTTCTCTACATTGACCAACTATATGTTGGTATATTTGGTAAAAAACTTGAAGGCTTCGAACATCCCAAACAAAAAGTAATAATGTTGATTCCAAAGGCTTTCGTTTATAAGAAATGagattatacatttttttattcatatagtTTCATAAACGTGTAATTTTGATTTATGCAAGATTTGAACtacaatttttttcaattttataaaataaaataattttacttcaATACTAATATCTTATTTAcacaaaaatactttttttaaaaataataatgatattaattacttatttgcacaataatatttttaatagatatattatatttttattaatagtagaCAGCCTAGAATTAGaaaattacaaaaacaaaatttatgacTAAATTTGTATAACCACTGGCATATTCGCAAAAggatagaaaaaataatttgatgaaCTAGACAGACAGGGATTATCTTGGGAGTGTCAAAGTGATTTGTGTTAGTGGAATGAAGATAAATAAGTATAACAAGGTCAAATGATTCCGATGAATTTGAACTAATACCTtacattttgatttatttttctatagCTTTTGAAGTGTTTAACCTAATGCAGTGTTGTTACAATCCAGCCTTCCCTATCAATTAATACACTCAATCTGTCAACTGCACATCTCGTCCTCATAAAATTAATACACTCCAACTCCCACTCTCACCTCCTTCACCAAGAAAAGAAACAACTGGTTGGTTCATAGCTTGTGTATGATGAAAGAACAACATCCCTTTCTCCCTCCAAAACAGACCTTGTCTATTCATGAATACAATATTACAATGTATACATTGCATCATTTGCATTAGGGATGCATCATTCAACCTTTGCTACCACTTCCCCAGGCATGTTGCTTTCTACAACCGTTTCCCTTACAAATCTGGGAATTCAAACACCATCAAATTACTGCCGTCGATAACAAAACaagaaattttctttttaaaagttTGAACCAGGAAGTACCTTTCCAGTTTGTCACGTGATGATTGCAATACGTAGATTGAAAGGATGAATGACAACATAAGCCCTGGATATTTTTAAAAGCAGTAACAGCAAAAGTGCACACTCGCTCagtaaaaaaatacaagagatattCTGTTATGTGTGTCTTAACAAATTAAACGACAGAATTACctttactttaaaattttaaaaaaaaaataacatgataCTCTCCTCCCCACCCCTTACCCCCAATCCTACATTTTCCCCATCCAAGTTACTCCATGTTTCAGAAAGATGACAACTCTCAATACATACAGGCCCAGTGGGGGATGTGATTGTGAAATCATCAATAGGGAGGGTAGAAGAAAAGATTTTGTTCAAGGGAAAATAATATGCTTATGGCTCATTTTCATGTCAATGACCTACACACAAGTGACCTTATATTCTATGAAAGAGAAATGGCTTAGTATAGTCATGACAAATTCATTGATGGAAGGAATCACATGTAGCTTGCATATATATTTATACCTTCTGTTTAAACAGATAATTGACAACATGTGGGCCAAAAGCATATAATATTCATTGATGAAACAGGACATCCTGTAATTCATTAATAAATCCAGGGGGAACCGATCAGAACAACTATTTCTGGCGATATGGGCAGAATGAATTTCAGCTAGAAGCTGTTACAGGCGTTTGGAACTAGAAGCAATTTTTAGGGAGAATTCATGAAACGTGAAACTACAATAGTATCAGAACTTGACTTGGGAAAAGCAATTTTAAAAACCTCTAAAAAACATGGAACCAGCACATGGGGGAGGAAGAGGAGAGAGTCTTAAAATTTACCCTGACCCTTAAATTTTATGTAAGGGTGATTGCAGAATGTTCTCATTTCTCACAACCATAAAGTATTCTCGCTAAATATGCACCATATATGCAAAGAATCAGGAGAAAGGTATTTATTTACCTGaaccaaacagaacaaaaaatcCTGAAGTGACATCTATCTCTGAGTGCTCCTTCCTGAAATGTTTCAGAAAGCATACTAAGCAATTGTTCCTTTCCCCAATCtatgatatttattattattcaaaatgATGACTATGACTATAAAGCATATAGGATCACAGAAAGTTCATGCCTATCACCAACTGACCCAAAACACTAATGTGTTCATTCAAGTGTTTTAATAAATACTGCAACAATAGGAGTTAAGAACACAAATTATGTTTGAAGGGAAAAGCTTATTAGTGATTTAAATGCACTTAATGCCTGCACTAGATGTATATAAACAGATGATGCTTGTCGTCAAGTTGGAGAACTGCAAATCAGAAGGATGTATATAAATTGATGATGTTTATCATCAAGTTTGGGAATTGCAAATcaaaaggaaaagaacaaaataaagGACCATGTATTGACAGTAACCGTTGACCTAAACACTcccatttaattatttaaattacaaCTTGTTTGCTATATCATCATCAATAAAAAGGGGTATTCGAACATATAACAGACAATCTTGGGaaactgaaaataaaaaattaaaaaaatcaataccatcatacaatgagagcaaaatgTTATCTTATACTCCTTTTTAGATTGATATTATACGTCAAATACAATAGTATAACTAGTAAAAGTCCTACCACATAATGCTACTAGCATAATAAGATTTCGTAAACAATGAATCCCAACATCATAACCCAAACCCTCCAATGCAAGAAGATTTGCCCATAACAATAAATTTGTCCAaacttcaaaattaatattgacAAACTACATAAAATGTGAACACACGAGCTGAAACTAAAATGACACAAACCATGTATATCGGACAAGTACATGCTTTGGCCAATGCTCAGGGTCCCAGAATTGTTTACGAATCTCAGGGTGAATTTCAACATCTATAAAGCACAAACAGATTCTGTAAGTACAACGAAATCCTCAAGGCCATTAGATATAAGTTACAAAAGCACAACATAAGTAATCAATTGCCAGATGTTTCTCTTCAATATATATACCAGACAATGGCATTTAGGAATTCATCAAAGTGTAAGGTATCAACTTATTTATACTCATTATGAAAGGCAATGTCTACAAATATACAGGTTCCACAGAATCAGTTCTCATTActgataataaaatttatcaacACTAAGTCACAACCTTCAAGTTTCTCAACATTTTATAATAACAGAGAATGGAATGCCTTCAGATCTtggtaagaaaagaaaaaagccTTCACTAATGAAATTCGAATACTATCATGTGGAATTAGAGGAGAATCTACAGAACAGAGACTGAAGCACATACATGAATATGACAAATGTGACTAAAATTATACACGCTAGGTAAAATTTATATGTAGAATGATCACCtcataaaaagaaaagtttGATAAACATAAATTTAGAAGGAAATGAAGAATTAAAGAGTTAAATACTGGCAAAATAAACTTTAGTAACgttaaattaaaaatctttTGAATCCACAAAACAGTTTACAAAAAACAGTCCCTGATATTTCCAAATTCCAACACATTTCAGACGAATCTTGACAAAAGGTCACATGTGTAAGCTAAGAATAATATTTTCACTTTCTAAAGTTCTGAATGTAATGGACTTAGGCATTCTACAACCCAGTTATCAGGCTTTACGTAAGGAacttaatgtttttttaaaatatgattagaGAAGAACAACGTACAGTGATGAGGCATATCCACAACTTTAGCTGTGACACCATGCAAATCACTTCCTGAATACCTCTGCGTCACATTAAAATTCCAATCAATCCATGTGCTAGTAACAATAATTGAATAAACTGAACAAGATCATCATATCAATGACCTATCTTGAACACAAAATTACCAGACCAACTTCAATCATTGGAACCTCTGTACTTTTACGATTAACAACGATAAGCCATGGGATTAAAAACTTTTCCCTCCCAACTTGAAATGATCTgcagataaatttaaaataaagaaaactatAACCATATTTTCTCCAGAAGAAATGCAATTATAGACACAAGGTCAGCCAGTTAGAAACTCATCACGAAAATGCAATCACCACATGGAACAGTAAATAAATAGTACAGAATTTCATTTAATTGTGTTCAGAATATGATACATTATTCCTTTAATTTCCTGTAACAAACACTCCAAGTTCACTTTTCTCACCCATGCACTGTAAGAAAAATAGGAAATCAGCATTTCTTGCAAGCATATTGCTTATTTTAAATCTGGTTAAAATTCCACAGCCCTAAATTCAGCCAAACTACCTTCTAATTTTCATGTTACCACTATTCCAGCATAATTATTCCCAGAATAGAAACGAATCAGCCACGCAACATTCACTCTGCACCGAATAACTATCATTGTAAAATCCTCATTTCACAAAGACAGTCACAGTACAAACAGAAACCCTTGAGATTACTTCTTACCAAGTTCGAGTTTACATAGAGGCATTCTTTTCCTATAATTTAGGCAAATTCAGACGCTGaactaaaaataagataaactcAAAAGGCACAACATTAAAAGAAGAGAATTTAAATTTCTCACATTTTATAAGCATCAGCACCAGTGAAACCCGTGGGTTTGGGTATTGGCATCAACACCTACAAAGCCAATTCCCATAAAGAAAAAATAGCGAATaacaaaaaacaattagttaattaaattaGTAAAACCCTAAATCAACGAACTCGGTACCTCGCGATTCACAGCGAAGATGGGGCAGTGGCGGCCAATGAGGTCGTGCCACACAGTTCGCGACTGCAATTACAATAGAAGAAAGAGATCGAGATTAAACAGCGCCGAATGAAATGAAGAGAAAATCGCATAGAGTGAAAAGGAAATGGAAACGAACGGAATGGTATTGACCCATGCGGCTCATGGGAACGATGTCGCCGGGTCTGTAAGCAGCAGCATTCGGAAGAAACGACGGCAGAAGAAGCAAAAACGACAGTGGTAGAAGCAGTTTTGCGGTAGCTGCAGCCATGGCTACCAACTGTAACAACAACTCAGCGTTTCAGGTCGCGGACTCCGACTCACGCTGTCGTATTAGCATTACGCCATCCGTTTTGGAGGTCGAAGCACCCGTGTTGCCATTTCTCCGTATTGGACCGAGCCATCCTTCTGTGGACTCCGACGGCCCAATGGACAAAAAATATCGATTTTTAAAAAACCTAacttctttttccttttgaaccccttttttttatatctcGACTTTTAATCAATATAGAACATTTGATTTGTTTGTACCGAAACCGAACCAAAGTAAGATTTGAAAAGAGTGATTGATATGAATTATTGTTTGTGTTTTTAAGCATTGTGAATGAAAAAGTATGTATAGATAAACAGATTCAATAATTGCATGGCATAGAGGGTGCAGTGTTTGGTGTTACTCTCTCTATAGATTTCTACTCCAATCTCCATTGTGCAGCTACACTTGTCGCTGCTGTTGCAAGCAACAGAGGCAAAGAGCAATTCAATGTTCTTCTTTTATCACACCCATCCACAACATTATTGGATCCATTATTGCCACCACTCAACAGATAAACAAAAAGGCTGAACCCAGTTGTAGATCAagcaaaattaattaatgaaacAATAAACATTTCTACAATGGATAGTCTATGCTTTAACACATTCTAAGAGAATACTCACACAAATTATAATATGGCATTAGAATTTATAATCAAGGAAGAACCTCAATTAAATTAAGTTGTTAGTCAGgttttcaatttattattatattaaatcgACTTAAATCAAACCTACTTTTTATTGATCAAATATTTGAATgcttttttattaattagtgATTATTATTGATATGTTTGTACATTTGTGAATTAGAATTTTCACTGGACAATATCTTAGAATACGTACTATTAACAAAAATAGAACATGCACCAGtgcaaaaagattaaaagaataCTCTTTATTAATTACGGGTTTGCgattaaacgcatttgtaaaaaatgcggtggcatttttgaaattaaattgatttacaaatgcggttctagagtaaaaccgcatttgtaaatcatatgatttacaaatgcggtctttaatatgaccgcatttgtaaatgcggttctagagtaaaaccgcatttgtaaatcaattttaccctaaaaaatTGAAGCGCACCACTAGTTTCAGactttcactttcttctccgctcttcgtttccACGTTCTTGCGCTCAGTTTCAGTTTCTTCTCCTCTCTGCATTTTGTAAGTTTCGTTCGTTCATTATTCATTCATTCGTTTTCGTTCCTGACTTCGTTGGCATTGGCATTTTCGTTTCCTAACTTCGTTTGCGCATTTGCATTTAGGTTACTGTTCCATTGGTCTTCGCTTGTGTTTTCctgctccgccaccgccaccGCTTCCGCCGCCGCCTTCGCCTTTGTCTTGTGCCTCTGCCACTCCGATCACCAGCAAGCTTATTCACGaaaaggttggtgttgtatttgaatttttatttaatattttgaatttatatttttctgtattataatttatatataactaataactaatacaacttaatacaacttggaatttataactaataatttatatatttgtgtgtattttgaatttttgtttattataatttatatataatttaataaattagttacggaaacaactaatttatatattattatatataaatttgtattatataatttgtattttcttaaatttatattatatatttagttagttgttaattacattttaataaaagttttatgt comes from the Phaseolus vulgaris cultivar G19833 chromosome 8, P. vulgaris v2.0, whole genome shotgun sequence genome and includes:
- the LOC137824056 gene encoding uncharacterized protein is translated as MAAATAKLLLPLSFLLLLPSFLPNAAAYRPGDIVPMSRMGQYHSSRTVWHDLIGRHCPIFAVNREVLMPIPKPTGFTGADAYKISFQVGREKFLIPWLIVVNRKSTEVPMIEVGLRYSGSDLHGVTAKVVDMPHHYVEIHPEIRKQFWDPEHWPKHVLVRYTWKEHSEIDVTSGFFVLFGSGLMLSFILSIYVLQSSRDKLERFVRETVVESNMPGEVVAKVE